TGCCTCCCGGAATAGTGATATAGACTCATTATACACGAGCCCGGAACGGCGAACTGTTACATTATTGTATCGTGGAATACGGTTTAGCTTCTTAAATCCATACGTATGCCGATATTTTCCGGTTTCTCCTGCAAACGGTGGTAAAGCTCATGAATCCACTCTTGCCTCGGATTGTCGTCTGCAAGTTTCCAGGAGATCGCCCTGAGAAGGGCCGCACGCATATGCCGGTCCGGTTGAAAAAAGCAGCCGTAGACATATTGGTTTTCTTCCATCCGCCTCCAGACGATATTGCCGGCCAAGCGAAATTGCCACTCGCCGAGAACAATCATCACGCCTACCGTATAATCCGGGCTGACGGGAAACCGCAGGTGTGTCAGAAACTGCATTCCGGAGGGGCTGATATCCTTTAATATTACCGGTATGTGCCGTGTTTCAACATCATTCCCGTTCACGCCGGTGATGGATAAACTGGCGCGGATTCCCTCGCGAATCCGGATGCGGACATCATCCCGCTTCCGGTCACCTTCTCTTTTTATAATCCCCATCTCGACATCCGTCCTGTTAACAGAATACATTTGGTATGATAGCGAGGTACATTATGTATCACCAACCGTTAACGCCAACCATTAAGCGATCCTTGACTCCTGTCAAAAATCACCCATTCTCCTGCTATATCAACCTATTTTTCATCTTCTATCCTTTAAATGTATGATACAATTCGTATCATGTCAAGCTGTTATTGTCCGTTTTACGCTTTCTCATCGTCTTGGTAAGACCACAGCAGCCGCCATTCTCCGGAAGCCTCGGACGCAAAGCAGGACTGCACGATTTTAAAGTTGCCGTAGGGGGTGTGAAAGAACTGGGTGACATCAATTTGATAGACCTCCGCGATCTCATCCGCATCGCTGCTCATCTTCCATCCGGTCAACAGCTTCGGCTTCTCCGCATGAAATTGGAATGTTTTAACCCCAAAATCCTGCATAATAATGTGAGCGCGATTCTGTATATAAACCGGCTTGCTGAATCGCTGCTGCATGAGCGGGTCGAATAATTCCCACGCGCTTCCAAAGTCGCCTGCCTGCTCATACTTATAAAATTGCTCCACCATTGCGAGCGGTCCCCCTTCATCGCCTGAAGAGAACAGCCTTGAAATGTTGTGCCATGTCAGCCATCCCACCATAATGACAAGAATACCAAGCGCCAGCTTAAACAAGAGCGGTCCGCCGCTGCTATGCTTACGACCCATTCCAAGTCCCCCTGTCCTATTTCACTTTATGAGACAGGTTCCGGGTTTATACATGACGCCTTTCCGCCGCATTCCGTTTCACTGCTGGATATGTTCCTTAATTAATTGATGAATCCGGCTGCGCTCGGCATCATCCACAATGTAATACCAGATACCGCCGATAGTCTGTCCTTTACCCTTGATCTCAATCGTACTGATCTTGTCGATGTCAGGGCGGTAATCGGTTATTAATGTCTTCAAGTCACTAAATGTGAAATCGGTCTTCACGCTGTCCCCGACTTCATTCAGCAAACTCCTTATACGAGTAAGATTGGTTAAAGTCATCGAGTTGCGCATAATGCCCTGGAGAATGTCGCGCTGCCGGGCATTGCGTCCGAGATCGCCTCTCGGATCGTCGTACCGCATGCGTGAATATAGAAGAGCCTCCGAGCCGCTCAAAGTCAAATGACCTTTATCAAACTGATGTCCCTCATAATTGAAGGCAAACGGGTTATCTACCTCCACTCCTCCCACTGAATCAATCAGCCGCGCAAAACCCTCCATGTTAACCTTGATGTAATAGTCGATCGGGTAGTCCAGAAACCGTTCCACGGTTCGGATCGACATCTCCGCATCACCGAAAGCATAGGCATGGTTGATCTTGTCCATTGTGCCGTGTCCCACGATCTCAGTTCTCGTATCTCTGGGGATATTAAACATGAGAATGGATTTTTTGGCCGGGTTAACGGTCAGCAGAATCATCGTATCGGAACGGCCGCGATCATTATTCCGCTGATCGACGCCAAGTACAAGCACCGTAAAGGGATCACGGTTTTTAAAAACAACGGGCTTTGCGGCAACCTCCGGATCAACTCCGGCGTAAACCGGTTTGTCGATCGCCTGATACATTTTGGATGATACCTGCTGCACCGAATTATATAAGTACCAAACATAACCGAGTACGCATAAAAGAATAGCAATTGCAGCGATCCCCGACCGCAAAATTATTTTTTTCCATGTAAGCTTCATGCAGCAATTCCCCTTATCCTGAATGTGCGATTGTTATATGTATTTTATGATACATTTTGTATCATATTCGGTATAAATAAATAAGCATTGGTTCGAAGCTTGTTTTCAGCCTTATCATTTCAGGGAGAAATATAGAAGTGTCCGTAAGAGGAATGCGAGAGAAAAAAGCGGGGATTACCGGATTTTCACTTCAGTAATGCTTGAAAGTTTTTCAAAAAGCTCGCGTACATTCCACTGAACCGGAGCATGTACGCGAGTTTGGCTTATGATATATTCGGTTGCAAAGAGGCTGCGTCCGCCGGTTTTGTGCCCGCTATCTCTTTGTTCTCCAATCGTTTATCTGTAAGCCGATTTAGCACGATCAGCAGTCCCATATGCACCCAAAACATCGACAAGGTATGCGCCGTCGTAAAGCATGTCGCGATCAGATTCAATATAAAGCCGCTGAACATTCCAATAAGATACGTTCGGTGTCTCACATCGCGGCTTCTCGCAATCGAGCGTATGGAATCGAAGATAACGACCAATACCAGAGAAAGCATGATGATGGAACCAATAATTCCCGTATCGTGGAGGATGGCAAGAGGCGAGCTGATGATCCAGGCACCGTCGCCCATAAACTTCATTGAGAAGTAGCCTCTTCCCAGGACCGGCGCGAGCTTCCAGTCATTCAAGGTGGTCACCGCATTGTCTACCCGGAAAGCGTTGGAGCCGCCATCCGTTTGAAAAAAGTTATTGATTTTGCTGGCGAATAAGTTCTCCACTCCCGACGTTTGGTTAAAGCTCGACTGAATGATGTAATAAACGGGAATAAAGCAGACGACAATGCCGACTACGCTAAAGATCGTCTTCGGCTTCATAAACTTTTTGCCGAAATACATGAACAGAATCAGCAAGCATACAACCAGGCCCAGCCATACGGAACGGGTCCATCCCAAGGTTATGCCGGCCAATAAGAGTATAATGTTGCCGACATTGTACAGCAGCTTGCTCTTACTGCCCTTCAGTGTCATTACCGAGATAATCAATAAAAACGTACATCCGATAAAAGAAGAGAATAAGTTGGCCTCGAAGAAGGTTCCTCTGACGCTTACCGACGTTCCAAGCTGACCTGTCATCAGACCGTTCAACGTGTCCTCGAACAAGTATCTGCTTGTGGCTGTATAATAAGCATAACAAATCAGCCCGTACACGGTCTGGATAAGGCCGAGCGCCACATACCAATTAATGTATTTATAGATGTCATTCTTCATGTTATACAGCTGGGTAATCAGAACCAGACTTAACGTCGACATTGCAAGCTGGAGGATCCCCGAAACCGAAAAGTGCCATACCGGGCTATTGATCCTGGATACGACAAGCGTGTAGCACAGATAGATGATTATTAGCCAGGTTTCCTTGGTAAGGATAAATTTGAACGCCGGCTTTGGCTGCCGGACTATAATATGAAAGAACAGAGCGGCAAATGCGATAATCATGATGAAGTTATCCGGTCTGCCATGGAAACTGCCAACGCCGAATCCCAGCTGATTCATCGTACAGGACAGCAGGAAAAGTCCAAAACAAAAACCAAGCGAATAGAAACATAGAAATACAATTGCCGCAACTGCAAGGGCTCCGATCATGGCAAGTGAGCTGAATTTGCTGAGCATCAGTGTGATGGCCACAGCTCCCGCCGCAAGCGCCCACGTTAGCATTTTTGTTTTGTCAAAAGCTCCAAGCCTGAACATAAATTATCAACCCCTTATCGGTAAGAAGGTTTTGCCGCAGGTATCCAACGTCAACTATCGATTAAGCCTTATGAAATATCTGCTTTCAATAAGGCATTATTTTCGCGCGCTACACATCAATTGTTCTTCCCCGGAACTTTCGTTGAACCTGGAGTAATTGCCGAAAACGCCGACGACCGCAAATTTGTCGATCTCGTCCGCTCCGGTCAGATACAGGGGACCGCTCCTCAGCCAGGCATGAGCGACCATCTCACCTGCTTCATTCCTACCTGTTCCCAAATAAAGCGTACTGCCGATCCGGCGCCGCTCCAGCATCTTCATCCCGGCAATTGCCATAACCAGACACTTGCTCTCCCACCAGGTATTTCGACTTGCGATATGAATCGCCCGTGCTATTTGCAGCAGCTCGCTCTCGTTTGTCCGATCGCGGCGGTATGGACTCTCCTCCATCCGGTTGCCCAAAGAAGGCGCGACCTTTGAGAAGGGCATGCTCTTCAGTATTCGAGCCCAGCCCAGATACATAAACGCTTCAACCAGCAATTTCCTCATATGAGGCGGCATGGCCAAAAATCTCTTGATTTTTCTCATAAGTCTCGCCCAAGACCTCTCTGCTCAGGAATTGACTTTCACATCTTCCCTGGATTTGGACTGATCCGAAGTTCGTCCACCCTTGATTACGGTATCGATTATGCGGTCTACCAGCTCATATGCCGTAAAGCCTTCGGCCGGTCTGGATAACCGATAAACATCGATGTTCCCGGCAATATGCGCTGAGGCCGAGAAGTGCCACTGTTCCTGCTCCAGAAGCGGAATCAACAGATTGCGGTAAGTATGGTTCAATAAGAGCGGGAAACGTTCGAGACTTTGAACGGGATGAATTTCAGCTTCCATTCCTTCCGCTTTAACAAGCTCGAATACGCCAGCAAAAGGGACCGGTTCCTTACAGAATGTTGAAGCGACAGGTACGGCGTACTTGTTCACTTCCTGATATAACGGATTGTAGCGGTTCGTTTCCATCCCCAAATGAGTGATGCTGTTCTCCCACAGCTTCTGCTGCGGATAAGACGGTATAATGTCAGGCGGATTATCCGGCGACAGCGATACGGCGATGACATCGTCGCTCAGAAGCTGATAGCCGCTGTTTCGGAAAGCGGCGGCAAGCGTTGATTTTCCGGCACCGGATTCGCCGACGAATGCATAAGCTTTCCCGTTTATGACGACTGCGCTGCCGTGCAAAGGCAGTATTCTCCGCTGCATCAGCAGCGCGCCCATGCATGTTCCAAGCAAATAGAGACGGATCTTGTTCTCGTCCGCTCCGGCCATGGGAGAGACGGTTATCCTGCTTCCTTCAGCAATGGAGAATAACGCGGTCTCCGGTACATGAAGAAAGATTTGGCCGTCAGCTGTCCCGTAGAACTTTTGGTAGACCGGTACGTCCTGCCAGGCTTTGGACAGATCGGCCACGACGATTTCCACATCCGGCTCATTCTCCGGCAGATCCGGTCCCATCAGCTCCGGCAGGACGATTTCACTTACTATCTGAAGTCCGAAGGCTTTATACTTCATCTTTTTGACGGTTGGAATCATATTCTTTCACCCTATCCTTCACGGCTTTTTAAAGAAGCCCCGGTTATGTGACATTAAAGGCTTGCTTGAGTATGGCCCTTATACAAAGTCGCTTGTATAAAGGCCTAAGTATCATTGCTCAATCTGTATAAATATTAGGAGACTGGAGGCGTATCTGTAATGTCAAGGTCGCTCGGGCTAACAAAATCGATATATTTCGTACCGATGCCCAGCATGGTGGAGCTTACATTAAGAGTTTCCAATTGCGGCTTCTCCCAAGCTTTTTTGTTGGTTTCCATGGTTATCACCTCCTTTCAGCTCACGGATTATAGAATTTAGTTAGAAACCTGTAAACAATGACGCTTCGCATCAGGTATCTGATTTCCGGGCTGAAGGCGTCCTCGGTCCGCGGGGAGCTACCGACCTTGGAAAGCGCCGCTCGGATCTGATTCACGTTCATATAGTGTGATGCAATGGGGTCGTTGCAAAGCGCTCCGACCTCCTCCGTGAAAGGCCGCCATTGCGGAATCATCCTGTGAACCCAATCTGCCCCCTGCACGCCGCGGATGCGCTGGTTTAATCTGACCTTATCGGGCAAATAACCCGCCGTCGCTCTCCGTATAAGCGCACGGTCGTAACCATTTTGCACATATTGTTCAAACGGTACGGATAAGCAGAACCGGACGACTCTCGGATCGCAGGTCGGATCCCGTTCCCATATCGAATATTTAAGCGACAGCTTCGTACCCTTAGTGCCTCTTAAATTGGCAATGGCCAAATTGTGAAGGTGGTTGCTTCTTGCCTCTAAGGCATCTGTTCTTAAGAAGCCGCTTAAATCGTTATCCCTCTCCTGAAGCTTCGCCATTACATTTGTTTTATGGGCGAAGTCCGGGTGGATTAACCGCGGAACATCCGGCTCGCTGCCCAGCAAGGAGATCTGAGGGGAGAAGGGCATTGCCTGCTTCCCTATCATCGGCAATAACCGCGCCCTCCGTATCCCTTTTCGTCTGCTGAACAGGTGCAGCTCGCGGTACAATTGAATCCATTTGAGCTTTCTTGCAAGGATCGCGTAATAATGGATCGCCGGCCCCCATGAGATTGTGAGGTTGCCTCTCGCCCCGGTTAGCAGGACACCGACCCCTTGCTCCTGTGCTTTCTCGAATATCCCCTTGATCCAAAATGAATTTTCAAAAAACTTATACGGCATTTCCAGAAGCTCGAGCCACTCATCAACTTCGGATAGCGGGCTGCGGTCTGCAAAGTCCAAATAGTTCTCCTGAATGTTCCCCACATGCTGAACGGTAGCCTGG
This is a stretch of genomic DNA from Paenibacillus sp. sptzw28. It encodes these proteins:
- a CDS encoding PilZ domain-containing protein, translating into MGIIKREGDRKRDDVRIRIREGIRASLSITGVNGNDVETRHIPVILKDISPSGMQFLTHLRFPVSPDYTVGVMIVLGEWQFRLAGNIVWRRMEENQYVYGCFFQPDRHMRAALLRAISWKLADDNPRQEWIHELYHRLQEKPENIGIRMDLRS
- a CDS encoding LCP family protein, which produces MKLTWKKIILRSGIAAIAILLCVLGYVWYLYNSVQQVSSKMYQAIDKPVYAGVDPEVAAKPVVFKNRDPFTVLVLGVDQRNNDRGRSDTMILLTVNPAKKSILMFNIPRDTRTEIVGHGTMDKINHAYAFGDAEMSIRTVERFLDYPIDYYIKVNMEGFARLIDSVGGVEVDNPFAFNYEGHQFDKGHLTLSGSEALLYSRMRYDDPRGDLGRNARQRDILQGIMRNSMTLTNLTRIRSLLNEVGDSVKTDFTFSDLKTLITDYRPDIDKISTIEIKGKGQTIGGIWYYIVDDAERSRIHQLIKEHIQQ
- a CDS encoding O-antigen ligase, whose translation is MFRLGAFDKTKMLTWALAAGAVAITLMLSKFSSLAMIGALAVAAIVFLCFYSLGFCFGLFLLSCTMNQLGFGVGSFHGRPDNFIMIIAFAALFFHIIVRQPKPAFKFILTKETWLIIIYLCYTLVVSRINSPVWHFSVSGILQLAMSTLSLVLITQLYNMKNDIYKYINWYVALGLIQTVYGLICYAYYTATSRYLFEDTLNGLMTGQLGTSVSVRGTFFEANLFSSFIGCTFLLIISVMTLKGSKSKLLYNVGNIILLLAGITLGWTRSVWLGLVVCLLILFMYFGKKFMKPKTIFSVVGIVVCFIPVYYIIQSSFNQTSGVENLFASKINNFFQTDGGSNAFRVDNAVTTLNDWKLAPVLGRGYFSMKFMGDGAWIISSPLAILHDTGIIGSIIMLSLVLVVIFDSIRSIARSRDVRHRTYLIGMFSGFILNLIATCFTTAHTLSMFWVHMGLLIVLNRLTDKRLENKEIAGTKPADAASLQPNIS
- a CDS encoding lasso peptide biosynthesis B2 protein; translation: MRKLLVEAFMYLGWARILKSMPFSKVAPSLGNRMEESPYRRDRTNESELLQIARAIHIASRNTWWESKCLVMAIAGMKMLERRRIGSTLYLGTGRNEAGEMVAHAWLRSGPLYLTGADEIDKFAVVGVFGNYSRFNESSGEEQLMCSARK
- a CDS encoding aldolase; translated protein: MIPTVKKMKYKAFGLQIVSEIVLPELMGPDLPENEPDVEIVVADLSKAWQDVPVYQKFYGTADGQIFLHVPETALFSIAEGSRITVSPMAGADENKIRLYLLGTCMGALLMQRRILPLHGSAVVINGKAYAFVGESGAGKSTLAAAFRNSGYQLLSDDVIAVSLSPDNPPDIIPSYPQQKLWENSITHLGMETNRYNPLYQEVNKYAVPVASTFCKEPVPFAGVFELVKAEGMEAEIHPVQSLERFPLLLNHTYRNLLIPLLEQEQWHFSASAHIAGNIDVYRLSRPAEGFTAYELVDRIIDTVIKGGRTSDQSKSREDVKVNS
- a CDS encoding paeninodin family lasso peptide; amino-acid sequence: METNKKAWEKPQLETLNVSSTMLGIGTKYIDFVSPSDLDITDTPPVS
- a CDS encoding asparagine synthase-related protein translates to MSAIAGILCFNDEDPALEENGRLMMEDLQRYRADYAGIWQNGPLFLGCRAQWTTPESRNERLPCYDSSSRLAITADAIIDNREELFARLQVEQARREAMTDSELILLAYRKWGRNAPNYLIGDFAFVIWDEREKLLFGARDMFGNRTLYYYRDSSRLAFCTTISPLFTLPGVKKELHELWLAEFMTIPVMLESPDTASTVYNNISQIPPAHTLTVKDGNVTSSRYGGTLAPDNKLVLKSNEEYDEAFRDVFQTAIRSSLRTYKPVGATLSGGLDSGAVASFAAKELREERKRLHTYSYVPADDFQDWTGKGRIADESPFIQATVQHVGNIQENYLDFADRSPLSEVDEWLELLEMPYKFFENSFWIKGIFEKAQEQGVGVLLTGARGNLTISWGPAIHYYAILARKLKWIQLYRELHLFSRRKGIRRARLLPMIGKQAMPFSPQISLLGSEPDVPRLIHPDFAHKTNVMAKLQERDNDLSGFLRTDALEARSNHLHNLAIANLRGTKGTKLSLKYSIWERDPTCDPRVVRFCLSVPFEQYVQNGYDRALIRRATAGYLPDKVRLNQRIRGVQGADWVHRMIPQWRPFTEEVGALCNDPIASHYMNVNQIRAALSKVGSSPRTEDAFSPEIRYLMRSVIVYRFLTKFYNP